The Candidatus Taylorbacteria bacterium genome has a window encoding:
- a CDS encoding zinc metalloprotease HtpX, whose protein sequence is MATLYTHQSQNIAKTWFLMTIFFVVVIALGWIASYLYDSSLILVFAVVFSIVMNIVSYWFSDKIVLSIAGAKPVSREENFELYTIVENLSITAGLPIPAIYKIDDPVPNAFATGRNKEHAVVAVTTGLLSIMNKNELEGVIAHELSHVGNRDILLSTIVVVLVGFITLISDFLLRNTMFGRKQRGNSDVHPIMLIISIALMILAPIIATLLKLAISRKREFLADVSGALLTRYPEGLASALSKLEEYGGVMKRANHATAHLYISNPFGAGKKISLWSRMFSTHPPTAERIAALRDMRQ, encoded by the coding sequence ATGGCTACCCTCTACACACACCAATCTCAAAACATAGCAAAAACATGGTTTCTTATGACCATATTTTTCGTCGTGGTAATTGCTTTAGGGTGGATCGCTAGCTATCTCTACGACAGCTCTCTAATTTTAGTTTTTGCGGTAGTTTTTAGCATTGTCATGAACATAGTAAGTTACTGGTTTTCGGACAAAATCGTGCTTTCAATCGCAGGCGCAAAGCCTGTATCTCGGGAAGAAAATTTCGAGCTTTATACGATTGTCGAGAATCTCTCCATCACCGCAGGACTTCCGATACCTGCGATTTATAAAATAGACGACCCGGTGCCGAATGCTTTTGCAACGGGAAGAAACAAAGAGCACGCGGTTGTCGCCGTGACCACAGGCCTTCTCTCCATAATGAACAAAAACGAGCTTGAAGGGGTTATTGCGCACGAGCTCTCGCATGTGGGCAACAGAGACATCCTGCTCTCCACGATTGTAGTCGTTTTGGTCGGTTTCATCACCCTGATTTCTGATTTTTTGCTTCGCAATACCATGTTCGGAAGGAAGCAAAGAGGTAATTCGGACGTTCATCCTATCATGCTCATCATAAGTATTGCTCTTATGATTCTCGCGCCAATCATCGCCACACTTCTTAAGCTTGCAATCTCCCGCAAAAGGGAATTCCTCGCTGATGTATCCGGCGCGCTTTTAACCCGCTATCCGGAAGGACTTGCGAGCGCTCTTTCGAAACTAGAGGAATACGGCGGAGTGATGAAAAGGGCCAATCATGCCACGGCGCATCTTTATATCTCAAATCCGTTCGGTGCCGGCAAAAAAATTTCACTCTGGAGCAGAATGTTTAGCACTCATCCACCCACAGCGGAAAGAATAGCAGCCTTGAGGGATATGAGGCAATAA
- a CDS encoding ATP-binding protein: MTETAPTISEIRLKSASRIFAVIPIVIGVFVLVGWAFDNAILKSVLPGLVAMKANTAVVFILIGLALFLLNKKNGEKSSASRILLYTTLILSLLTLLEYLLHANFGIDQLLFTEPSGTIGTVYPGRMAPITTIIFSLLAIAILIGESGKNVGKSQLLILGALLLSTMSAIGYAYGSQPLYEIVGLTQIALHTAVAFIFASLSALFLYPNRGLIKNITNNSSGGVMARRSLTAFVIFLPLIGWLRLLGQRAGYYDLEFGLSLMVIISIGVLSFIIFYNARLIDAVNAESLEVEKRTEEYYHFLEKTAEKRTAELWIKLKELEDSRKASLNVLEDLEFSKASLEHEKATDEALLESIGDGVIATNPTKEGRITLMNKAAELMLGLNTKESLGKPFTDIVTIMDERGNIVPKEKRPVSIALLGEVITTSLSDNQYYYVRKDGTRFPVAITLTPVKLGGKIVGTVEVFRDITKEKKIDQAKTEFISLASHQLRTPLATMKWYGDMLIAGDVGVMHKKQLQYAKEIYSGNQRMIDLVNALLNVSRIEMGTFTVEAVPSDVKKITNNVLSDFASQLSRKKVEIESDYDATLPLVSLDEKLLRVILQNLISNSIKYSPEKTRIQVSVHKKDGAVLFRVSDAGCGIPPKDQDKIFSKLFRADNAKIIDPDGTGLGLYIVKAIIDAVGGKIWFESPARMTDSRSGGPARQSPHGKQEEQGTTFFFSIPLSGMKSRQGEQQLVELPSQTH; the protein is encoded by the coding sequence ATGACGGAAACAGCCCCTACAATTTCTGAAATACGCTTGAAAAGTGCCTCAAGGATATTTGCTGTAATTCCAATTGTGATTGGAGTTTTTGTGCTAGTGGGCTGGGCATTTGATAACGCTATATTAAAAAGTGTTCTGCCCGGGCTTGTCGCCATGAAAGCCAATACCGCCGTCGTCTTTATTCTTATAGGATTGGCGCTATTCCTATTGAATAAGAAAAACGGGGAAAAGTCCTCCGCCTCGCGCATTCTCTTATATACGACCCTCATTCTCTCTTTATTGACTCTCCTCGAATACCTGCTCCACGCAAACTTCGGCATCGACCAGTTGCTTTTTACGGAACCATCGGGAACCATCGGCACCGTATATCCGGGACGAATGGCTCCAATCACTACGATTATTTTCTCCCTGCTCGCGATTGCAATTCTGATTGGTGAATCTGGAAAAAATGTCGGAAAATCCCAGCTACTTATACTCGGAGCACTCCTTTTGTCGACTATGTCAGCTATTGGCTATGCATACGGGAGTCAGCCCCTGTATGAGATTGTCGGGCTCACCCAGATTGCGCTCCATACTGCCGTGGCTTTCATCTTCGCCTCTCTAAGCGCTCTTTTCTTGTACCCGAACCGCGGTCTAATTAAAAATATTACAAATAATAGTTCGGGCGGAGTGATGGCTCGTCGCTCTCTCACCGCTTTTGTTATTTTCCTTCCGCTTATCGGCTGGCTTCGCCTCCTCGGACAGCGCGCCGGATACTATGACTTGGAATTCGGATTGTCTCTCATGGTGATCATAAGCATAGGAGTTTTATCATTTATCATTTTTTATAACGCGAGATTAATCGATGCCGTGAACGCGGAAAGCCTGGAAGTTGAAAAAAGGACAGAAGAATATTATCACTTCCTGGAGAAGACCGCCGAGAAGCGCACGGCGGAGCTCTGGATAAAGCTTAAAGAATTGGAGGATAGCAGGAAAGCCTCCTTAAACGTCCTTGAAGATTTGGAGTTCTCAAAAGCCTCACTCGAGCATGAAAAAGCGACAGACGAAGCGTTATTGGAGAGCATCGGAGACGGCGTGATTGCAACCAACCCAACCAAAGAAGGAAGGATAACGCTTATGAATAAGGCAGCTGAACTCATGCTTGGCTTGAATACAAAGGAGTCGCTTGGCAAGCCATTCACCGACATTGTCACTATAATGGACGAACGAGGAAACATAGTTCCGAAGGAAAAACGACCCGTATCTATCGCGCTTCTGGGCGAGGTCATAACCACTTCTCTTTCTGATAATCAATATTATTATGTCCGAAAAGACGGCACCAGATTCCCCGTGGCAATTACACTTACCCCTGTAAAGCTCGGTGGCAAGATCGTCGGAACCGTCGAAGTATTCCGCGATATCACCAAAGAGAAAAAAATTGACCAGGCAAAAACTGAATTCATATCGCTTGCTTCGCATCAGTTGCGCACACCGCTCGCGACCATGAAGTGGTATGGTGACATGCTGATTGCCGGCGACGTAGGAGTGATGCATAAAAAACAACTGCAATATGCGAAGGAAATATATAGCGGAAATCAGCGGATGATAGATCTCGTCAATGCCCTCTTGAATGTGTCTCGCATCGAAATGGGAACATTCACCGTTGAAGCTGTCCCTTCTGATGTGAAAAAAATTACAAATAACGTCCTTTCCGATTTTGCCTCACAACTATCTCGTAAAAAAGTGGAGATCGAAAGCGACTATGATGCAACACTGCCTCTTGTCTCACTTGACGAAAAATTGTTGCGTGTGATACTCCAGAACCTCATTTCAAACAGTATTAAATATTCCCCCGAGAAAACGCGAATACAGGTTTCAGTACACAAAAAAGACGGCGCGGTCCTTTTCCGCGTTTCCGACGCCGGATGTGGCATTCCCCCCAAAGACCAGGATAAGATATTTTCAAAATTATTCCGAGCCGACAACGCCAAGATAATAGACCCCGATGGCACGGGCTTGGGTCTTTATATTGTTAAAGCAATTATTGATGCGGTTGGCGGCAAAATATGGTTTGAGTCGCCCGCCCGAATGACCGACTCTCGGTCGGGCGGGCCCGCCCGCCAAAGCCCACACGGCAAGCAAGAAGAGCAGGGCACAACGTTCTTTTTTAGCATTCCACTTTCGGGAATGAAAAGTCGTCAAGGCGAACAGCAATTGGTGGAATTGCCTTCCCAAACTCACTAG
- a CDS encoding LemA family protein — MLYIILGIIVVFILWAVFAYNKFISLIHRTKEAWSDIDVQLKRRYDLIPNLVNTVKGYATHESSAFENVTKARAAAMGATNPEDKAKNENMLSGALKSLFAVAEAYPDLKANQNFLSLQNELSDTENKIQAARRFYNGNVRDLNIAIDVFPGNVIAKTFKFGKMEFFELEGADEAAKQPVNVSF, encoded by the coding sequence ATGCTATACATTATTCTCGGTATAATCGTCGTTTTTATATTGTGGGCCGTATTTGCTTACAATAAGTTTATTTCTCTTATTCATCGAACGAAAGAAGCATGGTCCGATATCGATGTCCAGTTAAAGCGTCGTTACGACCTCATTCCCAATTTGGTGAACACGGTCAAGGGCTATGCCACCCATGAGTCTTCCGCTTTTGAAAATGTTACTAAGGCGCGAGCGGCGGCGATGGGGGCTACGAATCCGGAAGACAAAGCAAAAAATGAAAATATGCTCTCCGGCGCTCTGAAGTCGCTTTTCGCGGTTGCCGAAGCGTATCCGGATTTGAAAGCCAATCAGAACTTTCTCTCGCTTCAAAACGAGCTTTCCGATACGGAAAATAAAATCCAGGCCGCTCGAAGGTTCTACAACGGCAATGTGCGCGACTTGAATATTGCTATTGATGTTTTTCCCGGAAATGTGATTGCCAAGACATTCAAATTCGGAAAAATGGAATTCTTTGAGCTTGAAGGCGCAGATGAAGCTGCAAAACAGCCGGTGAACGTTAGCTTTTAG
- a CDS encoding response regulator, whose protein sequence is MDKTEEKKTNVLLVVEDENAMRVALIDKFKREGFFVTEASNGSEGLTRALKDHPNVIILDILMPVMDGLTMLKKLRKEGGEYGKKVPVILLTNVVPDTEKINQAVVEDEPAYYMMKTDFTIENVVEKVRERLDRVG, encoded by the coding sequence ATGGATAAAACAGAAGAAAAAAAAACGAATGTGCTACTTGTTGTTGAGGATGAAAATGCGATGCGCGTGGCTCTTATAGATAAGTTCAAGCGAGAGGGTTTTTTTGTGACAGAGGCAAGCAATGGTTCGGAAGGACTCACACGCGCCTTAAAAGACCATCCAAATGTTATCATTCTTGACATTCTCATGCCCGTGATGGACGGACTCACTATGCTCAAGAAACTGCGTAAGGAAGGCGGGGAATACGGTAAGAAAGTGCCCGTGATTCTTCTCACAAATGTGGTCCCCGACACGGAAAAAATAAACCAAGCCGTTGTCGAAGATGAACCGGCCTATTATATGATGAAAACCGATTTCACCATTGAAAATGTCGTGGAGAAAGTGAGAGAGAGGTTGGATAGAGTCGGATAA
- a CDS encoding PAS domain-containing protein encodes MKTNDSTKVEKQASKDTREDALHYMKTLVDVSRESFLILDSDLKVISGNQVFYDNFKVAPEDTVNKFIYDLGNGQWDIPELKKLLEHILPSKKTVRDYEVEHIFPTIGEKTMRLNARQIDSVQLIILAIEDITEKFQLEKKVAEYTKDLEVKVAERTAELATRLQELEKLNKSMVGRELKMVELKKENADLKKKAGI; translated from the coding sequence ATGAAAACAAATGATTCGACCAAGGTAGAGAAACAAGCAAGCAAAGATACAAGGGAAGATGCTTTGCATTATATGAAGACATTAGTGGATGTATCCAGAGAGTCCTTTTTAATTCTGGACTCCGATTTAAAAGTGATTTCGGGAAACCAGGTGTTCTACGACAATTTTAAGGTCGCGCCGGAAGATACCGTGAACAAATTTATTTACGATTTGGGCAATGGCCAATGGGATATTCCGGAACTGAAAAAATTATTGGAGCACATCTTGCCAAGCAAAAAGACCGTCAGGGATTATGAAGTGGAACATATTTTTCCCACAATTGGGGAAAAAACAATGCGACTCAATGCGAGACAGATAGACTCGGTGCAGTTGATTATTCTCGCCATAGAAGATATCACGGAAAAATTTCAGCTTGAAAAGAAAGTGGCCGAGTATACCAAAGATTTGGAGGTCAAAGTCGCCGAACGAACTGCCGAGCTTGCAACACGATTGCAAGAGTTGGAAAAGCTCAACAAGAGCATGGTCGGGCGTGAGCTAAAAATGGTTGAACTTAAAAAGGAGAATGCCGATTTAAAGAAAAAGGCCGGAATCTAA
- a CDS encoding NUDIX domain-containing protein, with the protein MSVPKKELHRVVPAVIIYNSEGKFLIVKRSSRLKIFPGKWHVPGGGLSMDDYMNLPSSSPKQKQWYYVIERALRREVREEVGLEIGKPTYLLDVAFILPNGVPVIVLTYYAKYASGKFKSSEESVEMAWVSASEAKKYDLIEGIAGEIEMVDAILKAKKS; encoded by the coding sequence ATGTCCGTCCCTAAAAAAGAATTACACAGAGTTGTTCCTGCGGTCATTATTTACAACAGTGAAGGAAAATTTCTCATAGTGAAGAGAAGCTCGAGACTCAAAATTTTTCCGGGAAAGTGGCACGTGCCCGGAGGAGGGCTTTCGATGGACGATTATATGAATCTGCCGTCCTCATCGCCAAAACAAAAACAGTGGTATTATGTCATAGAGCGGGCGCTTCGCAGGGAGGTTCGGGAGGAGGTCGGATTGGAAATTGGAAAACCTACTTATCTTTTAGATGTCGCGTTCATTTTGCCCAACGGAGTTCCTGTTATTGTTCTTACGTATTATGCTAAATACGCTTCTGGAAAATTCAAATCGAGCGAAGAATCGGTCGAAATGGCGTGGGTCTCCGCGAGCGAGGCAAAGAAATATGATTTGATAGAAGGCATCGCGGGAGAAATTGAAATGGTTGATGCAATATTGAAGGCAAAAAAAAGTTGA
- a CDS encoding DUF2207 domain-containing protein: MRFLTIGFLALFSILGTNAIAFAQTSNSCPDTTGYQEAYDYYCIDPTFSKYKEASFATPAELSSYCVNIKACLNGTFNDYTAIDDTAEVLQKEGERVDSFVVSIKVNRDASIDVAETITYNFDAESKHGIYRDVPINYRTKTGLKMRLDLRNISVTDENNHQYQFTTSKNGNDRRIKIGDPDVLITGTHTYVIKYSVPLVVGFFKDFDEIYWNAIGTGWQIPIHNVTVTVELPSVFKKSDLTISCYSGFSDSTDECDSYGAVESFDSDDSSIHEISFAQKYLNPYEGITVAVGFPKGVVVEPPYAERFWIGFLSAGWYWLILPILIFIFMYRRWSKYGRDPKGTGVIVPEYDVPDGLSPMQIRFIFKQSFGNSLSAEIVYLATKGYLKISKVTDKGVFISKDDYELEKLKLSDGALNTFQAALLNGLFEPNMVALNSATEIARTITLANSDKNASKMTKIAAHLVEGMAAIGAKKDIESSQRLVENKVRLSDLQYRFFTVSNMIERYCESTLVEKGYFPEGKKTYSTYSATIGNKKASRAGGIIVGAVFFLIFGSTFIGIFFQNALAVIAYDVSVLIWTIFQILMSRMSEKGVHAKEHISGFKLYLSVAERDRINFHNAPTKNPEQFEKFLPYAMALGVEKEWAKVFEGIDLPQPNWYNDSSLSAFSAGAFASNMTSFSTASNSSLASTPGSSSGSGGGGSSGGGGGGGGGGSW; this comes from the coding sequence ATGCGATTTCTCACAATTGGGTTTTTGGCTCTATTTTCAATTTTGGGTACAAACGCAATTGCTTTTGCGCAAACATCAAATTCATGCCCTGATACCACTGGGTATCAGGAGGCTTACGATTATTATTGTATTGATCCAACTTTTTCAAAATATAAAGAAGCTTCATTTGCAACTCCTGCAGAATTATCTTCGTATTGTGTAAATATCAAAGCTTGCTTGAACGGAACGTTCAATGATTATACGGCTATTGATGATACGGCGGAAGTTCTACAGAAAGAGGGAGAACGAGTAGATAGTTTTGTAGTCTCAATAAAAGTCAACCGTGACGCTTCGATTGATGTAGCGGAGACTATTACATACAACTTTGACGCTGAATCCAAACACGGCATATATCGCGATGTCCCTATTAACTATAGGACAAAGACTGGTTTGAAGATGAGATTGGATCTGAGAAATATTAGTGTTACTGATGAGAATAATCATCAATATCAATTTACAACTTCAAAAAATGGCAATGACCGAAGGATAAAAATTGGCGACCCCGATGTTCTTATTACCGGCACTCATACCTATGTAATCAAATATTCCGTTCCCCTAGTTGTTGGATTTTTTAAGGATTTTGACGAAATATATTGGAATGCAATTGGTACTGGATGGCAGATTCCGATACATAATGTGACTGTAACAGTCGAATTACCATCCGTCTTTAAAAAATCTGATCTAACCATATCTTGCTATTCTGGTTTTTCCGATTCAACTGATGAATGTGATAGTTACGGTGCTGTTGAAAGTTTTGATTCTGATGATAGTAGTATTCACGAAATTTCATTTGCGCAGAAATATCTAAATCCCTATGAAGGAATCACTGTTGCCGTTGGATTTCCGAAGGGAGTTGTTGTGGAACCTCCATACGCAGAACGCTTTTGGATAGGTTTTTTATCTGCAGGCTGGTATTGGCTCATTCTGCCGATTCTTATCTTTATTTTCATGTACCGCCGATGGTCAAAATACGGGAGAGATCCGAAAGGTACGGGGGTCATTGTTCCGGAGTACGATGTGCCTGACGGTCTATCACCGATGCAGATAAGGTTTATCTTTAAGCAGTCATTTGGAAACTCGCTTTCAGCGGAAATTGTGTATTTGGCCACTAAGGGGTATTTAAAAATTTCCAAAGTTACCGATAAAGGGGTTTTTATTTCCAAAGACGATTATGAGTTGGAAAAATTAAAATTGTCTGACGGTGCACTCAACACTTTTCAGGCAGCGCTCTTAAATGGATTGTTCGAGCCCAATATGGTTGCGCTGAATTCTGCAACCGAAATTGCACGGACGATAACGTTGGCGAATTCAGATAAAAACGCTTCAAAAATGACGAAAATTGCGGCACATTTGGTCGAAGGCATGGCGGCAATTGGAGCCAAGAAAGATATCGAATCGTCACAACGATTGGTTGAAAACAAAGTTCGACTTTCTGATTTACAGTATCGTTTTTTCACTGTGAGTAACATGATTGAGCGATACTGTGAGTCGACACTTGTTGAAAAGGGATATTTTCCTGAAGGAAAAAAAACATATTCCACGTATTCAGCTACTATAGGAAATAAAAAAGCTTCACGAGCGGGGGGCATTATCGTCGGGGCAGTATTTTTTCTTATTTTCGGGAGCACGTTTATCGGAATATTTTTCCAGAATGCCCTAGCAGTAATTGCATACGATGTTTCCGTACTTATTTGGACTATTTTCCAGATTCTTATGTCACGCATGAGTGAAAAAGGTGTACATGCGAAGGAGCATATCAGTGGATTCAAGCTTTATCTTTCTGTTGCAGAAAGGGATAGGATTAATTTTCATAACGCTCCGACTAAAAATCCGGAACAGTTTGAGAAATTCCTTCCGTATGCCATGGCGCTTGGTGTTGAAAAAGAGTGGGCGAAAGTATTTGAAGGGATAGATTTGCCACAACCAAATTGGTATAACGATTCCTCCTTGTCTGCATTTAGCGCAGGTGCGTTTGCTTCGAACATGACGTCATTTAGCACGGCAAGCAATTCGTCTTTGGCATCGACACCCGGATCGTCAAGTGGGTCTGGAGGTGGAGGGTCGTCTGGTGGGGGTGGAGGCGGCGGGGGAGGGGGAAGCTGGTAG